A single Oncorhynchus nerka isolate Pitt River linkage group LG10, Oner_Uvic_2.0, whole genome shotgun sequence DNA region contains:
- the LOC135573738 gene encoding uncharacterized protein LOC135573738, which translates to MITRKICLLLLSSEDPGSRTSALGAARSSSPSQDPLGAARSSSPSQDPLGAARSSSPSQDPLGAARSSSPSQDPLGAAHSSSPSQDPGSRTSALGAARSSSPSQDPLGAARSSSPSQDPLGAARSSSPSQDPLCPLLLSVPGAAQDPPAHSSSPSQDPGSRTSALGAARSSSPSQDPLGVAYSSSPSQDPLGAARSSSPSQDPLGAAYSSSPSQDPLGAAYSSSPSQDPLGAARSSSPSQDPLGAARSSSPSQDLGSSTTPPLSTTPPVLLPLSALLPSATPLSALLPSTTPQHYSPPSATPLPALLPSQRYSPSQRYSPSQHYSPPSATPPSQRYSPSQRYSPSQRYSPSQRYSPPSATPPPSATPPPSTTPPPSTTPLPALLPLPALLPPSATPPALSPSQRYSPSATPLPALLPSQHYSPPSATPPPSATPSQRYSPSPVLLPLPALLLPVLLPSQRYSPSQCYSPPSATPLSALLPPQRYSPLSATPLPALLPLSALLPLSALLPLSALLPSQRYSPPSATPPLRATPPLSATPPPSTTPPPSTTPPSQRYSPPSATPPPSATPQRYSPSQRYSPALLPPSQRYSPLSATPLPALLPLSALLPPSATPPLSATPLPALLPLPVLLPSQRYSPSQCYSPSQRYSPPSTTPPLSASAPPPSATPPRYSPSQRYSPSQCYSPLRATPPLSATPPPSSTPLLVLLPSQCYSPSQSYSPSQRYSPLSATPPLSATPSPSATPPPSATPPLSATPPLSATPPLSATPLSALLLPALPPSATPPPSQRYSPSQCYSPSQRYSPPSATPSQRYSLPALLPLPVLLPSQRYSPSRAPPLPAYSPSQRYSPSQCYSPSQRYSPSQRYSSQCYSSQRYSPSALLPLPALLPSQRYSPSQCYSPSQRYSPQRYSPPSATPSQRYSPSQCYSPSQRYSPLHSLLLCFITVL; encoded by the exons atgatcacaagaaaaatctgcctgctcctcctctcctctgaggaCCCCGGGTCTAG gACCTCGGCTCTAGGTGCTGCCCGCTCCTCCTCTCCGTCCCAGGACCCTCTAGGTGCTGCCCGCTCCTCCTCTCCGTCCCAGGACCCTCTAGGTGCTGCCCGCTCCTCCTCTCCGTCCCAGGACCCTCTAGGTGCTGCCCGCTCCTCCTCTCCGTCCCAGGACCCTCTAGGTGCTGcccactcctcctctccgtcCCAGGACCCCGGCTCTAG gACCTCGGCTCTAGGTGCTGCCCGCTCCTCCTCTCCGTCCCAGGACCCTCTAGGTGCTGCCCGCTCCTCCTCTCCGTCCCAGGACCCTCTAGGTGCTGCCCGCTCCTCCTCTCCGTCCCAGGACCCTCTCTGCCCGCTCCTCCTCTCCGTCCCAGGTGCTGCCCAGGACCCTCCTGcccactcctcctctccgtcCCAGGACCCCGGCTCTAG GACCTCGGCTCTAGGTGCTGCCCGCTCCTCCTCTCCGTCCCAGGACCCTCTAGGTGTTGCCTACTCCTCCTCTCCGTCCCAGGACCCTCTAGGTGCTGCCCGCTCCTCCTCTCCGTCCCAGGACCCTCTAGGTGCTGCCTACTCCTCCTCTCCGTCCCAGGACCCTCTAGGTGCTGCCTACTCCTCCTCTCCGTCCCAGGACCCTCTAGGTGCTGCCCGCTCCTCCTCTCCGTCCCAGGACCCTCTAGGTGCTGCCCGCTCCTCCTCTCCGTCCCAGGACCTCGGCTCTAG CACTACTCCCCCTCTCAGCACTACTCCCCCAGTGCTACTCCCCCTCTCAGCACTACTCCCCAGTGCTACTCCCCTCTCAGCACTACTCCCCAGCACTACTCCCCAGCACTACTCCCCTCCCAGCGCTACTCCCCTCCCAGCGCTACTCCCCTCTCAGCGCTACTCCCCCTCTCAGCGCTACTCCCCCTCCCAGCACTACTCCCCTCCCAGCGCTACTCCCCCCTCTCAGCGCTACTCCCCCTCCCAGCGCTACTCCCCCTCCCAGCGCTACTCCCCCTCCCAGCGCTACTCCCCTCCCAGCGCTACTCCCCCTCCCAGTGCTACTCCCCCTCCCAGCACTACTCCCCCTCCCAGCACTACTCCCCTCCCAGCGCTACTCCCCCTCCCAGCGCTACTCCCCCCCAGCGCTACTCCCCCAGCGCTCTCCCCCTCCCAGCGCTACTCCCCCAGCGCTACTCCCCTCCCAGCGCTACTCCCCTCTCAGCACTACTCCCCTCCCAGTGCTACTCCCCCTCCCAGTGCTACTCCCTCCCAGCGCTACTCCCCCTCCCCAGTGCTACTCCCCCTCCCAGCGCTACTCCTCCCAGTGCTACTCCCCTCTCAGCGCTACTCCCCCTCCCAGTGCTACTCCCCTCCCAGCGCTACTCCCCTCTCAGCGCTACTCCCCCCCCAGCGCTACTCCCCTCTCAGCGCTACTCCCCTCCCAGCGCTACTCCCCCTCTCAGCGCTACTCCCCCTCTCAGCACTACTCCCCCTCTCAGCGCTACTCCCCTCCCAGCGCTACTCCCCTCCCAGTGCTACTCCCCCTCTCAGAGCTACTCCCCCTCTCAGCGCTACTCCCCCTCCCAGCACTACTCCCCCTCCCAGCACTACTCCCCCCTCCCAGCGCTACTCCCCTCCCAGCGCTACTCCCCCTCCCAGCGCTACTCCCCAGCGCTACTCCCCCTCCCAGCGCTACTCCCCAGCGCTACTCCCCCCCTCTCAGCGCTACTCCCCTCTCAGCGCTACTCCCCTCCCAGCGCTACTCCCCCTCTCAGCGCTACTCCCCCCCAGCGCTACTCCCCCTCTCAGCGCTACTCCCCTCCCAGCACTACTCCCCCTCCCAGTGCTACTCCCCTCCCAGCGCTACTCCCCCTCCCAGTGCTACTCCCCCTCTCAGCGCTACTCCCCTCCCAGCACTACTCCCCCTCTCAGCGCTAGTGCTCCCCCTCCCAGCGCTACTCCCCCA cgCTACTCCCCCTCCCAGCGCTACTCCCCCTCCCAGTGCTACTCCCCTCTCAGAGCTACTCCCCCTCTCAGCGCTACTCCCCCTCCCAGCTCTACTCCCCTCCTAGTGCTACTCCCCTCTCAGTGCTACTCCCCCTCTCAGAGCTACTCCCCCTCTCAGCGCTACTCCCCTCTCAGCGCTACTCCCCCTCTCAGCGCTACTCCCTCTCCCAGCGCTACTCCCCCTCCCAGTGCTACTCCCCCTCTCAGCGCTACTCCCCCTCTCAGCGCTACTCCCCCTCTCAGCGCTACTCCCCTCTCAGCGCTACTCCTCCCAGCGCTCCCTCCCAGCgctactccccctccctctcagcGCTACTCCCCCTCTCAGTGCTACTCCCCCTCCCAGCGCTACTCCCCTCCCAGTGCTACTCCCTCCCAGCGCTACTCCCTCCCAGCGCTACTCCCCCTCCCAGTGCTACTCCCCTCCCAGCGCTACTCCCCTTCCCGCGCTCCTCCCCTCCCAGCTTACTCCCCCTCTCAGCGCTACTCCCCCTCTCAGTGCTACTCCCCCTCCCAGCGCTACTCCCCCTCTCAGCGCTACTCCTCCCAGTGCTACTCCTCCCAGCGCTACTCCCCCTCAGCGCTACTCCCCCTCCCAGCGCTACTCCCCTCCCAGCGCTACTCCCCCTCCCAGTGCTACTCCCCCTCCCAGCGCTACTCCCCCCAGCGCTACTCCCCTCCCAGTGCTACTCCCTCCCAGCGCTACTCCCCCTCCCAGTGCTACTCCCCCTCCCAGCGCtactcccctctccactctttATTGCTATGTTTTATAACAGTCCTCTGA